AAAAAATCTTCTTGGATAGGACATTTCGTAATAATCGAAATAACCAACTGCTGTTACCTGTGAATTTTGATATTGAAATCGTATTATGCTTCTATTGTCACCGGCAATCTGGCTTGCTGGAATTTTAACATTCAAGAAATTACGAACAGATGATACATATGGGTCGCTACGGTCACTATTCAATGAAAGTATTCCTATTTGCTGATTATTCTCAAAAATCGTGAAAGAACCTACGCTGCTTGCTCTGTGCGCCATTGCAAACTTGTATGAAATTTCTCCGCCCCTTTCGAGGTCGTGAAGCATTACAGGTGACATTGGTGAAGAAAAGAAACTCCTTCCGAACCAGTCTCTGCCTCCACCAAGATTGTGTGCATTTACGATGTCTTCATCTACAAATACTCTCTCGATGTAGTTAGTAGGTTTAAATAAAATTTCTCCATCAGGATTTGGGATTCCTTCTGCACGCTTGCCATTTGTGCCACCCCAGGTAATGAGATAGTAATTTTTATCGCTGTAGAAATTTTTGTAATGGCTGAATTCCCCATTTCTTCTTTCGAATCCATTTGTGCTATTCGCATAGAAAATTACGGACTCAAGCGAACCATCATTTCGAGTTCTGACAATTATCTCCTGCTCATCCATTTGATTATTCAAGCCGGCACTGACTAATTCACTTAGTGGCTTTCCACCTTTTCCAAATATCTTGATTGTTCTTGCGGCTTCTGCTGTTGCCGGTATTCCGATTGATTGTAAATCAGAAGCATCAAGCCTGTAAACACCTTCATCTGCAATAGTAATTCTGCCCCACTTACCGTTTGATAGTTCAGAAATTGCGATTTGTTTATCACTAAGAAATTCATAAGTATCTAATCTTTTTCTGTCTTTATCAGCTGACCAGAATTTTCCCTGAGCATAATTAATAGTTGACAATGCAGAAAAATCATTATAATTATTGATTATGTTAGCTTGAGATATATCAAAGTCAATTTTAATTACTATTGTATCAATAATTTTCAGGCTTTTTTCAGCTTTATTATATTTTACAGGATGGATTGTAAGACCTGAAATATGCTGACCTCTTGATATACCTGCATAATCAAGATTGACCTCATTAGTTGCCATGATCTGAAATTCATCAAAAAGTTCAGACAGGTTTCGGTTATTATCTACTAAATATTTGGGTAGAGGTGATAACCTGATATTTTGGAATTCTCTTTCAATCTTATGAATAATGCTGTAGGAATATGCATTGGGAGCAGGTACAATCAAATTTACAGGTGATAAAAATACAGGAAAATAATTGCCGGGTTCAAATTGCATCCGAGAGTTTTCAATTTCAGGTGCGTGAAATTCATTCCCATCAATATCGGTAATAATTCCAAAATCGGTAAAATTTGAAATGAATTGGATTGTAATTGAGTTGTTTGTTTGCTGCAATACTTCGAATCCGTTGAAAGATTCTGAATATATCAGTCGGGGGTTAAGAATAAACCCCGAAAGTAATATCAACAATAAAATTATATATCGCATAATTCACCAATTTTGATAAAAATTATTCTTATATAACAAATAAGAATGTAAAAAGTTACTAATATTTTTGCCAAAACAAACAAAAAAGTAAATTAATTGCGATATAAATATGTCCTTATTAATTATTTGAATACTACTTCAAAGTAAATAAACGTATCAAATGAAATATATTATTTATTATTGCAAAAAATTTTAAATTAATTTTTTATTTATATTAGCAATAATTTTGTCGAATTGTTTTTTCTTTTCAGGGTATTTTTTGGATAGCTCCTTATAAGCAACTTTAGCTTCTTCGTAAGCACCTTGTTTAACAAGTATATCCGCAATAGTTTCGGTTACAATTACAGATGTTTTTTTTCTGTCGCCTTTATGGTGACTATCCGGTTTGATAGGATTAGCGTGGCTTAAACTTGAAATAAGCGATATATACTGAGATTGCTTACTGATAATTTTATAAATGTCGGCGTTAATTCTTTTTTTTCTATTTGTGAAAAGTGATTGAAGCCTTGAGTTTTGGAATCTGTGAAGTCCGGGAATCAAGTCAATATTAGAAGCAGAAATGGTTGATTTACTATTTAATCCGGCAAATTTTTCAGGCTGATAGTCCAAGTCTGAATCAGCAATGTTTATTGTTTCATCACTTGCAATCTCAAAATTTGAAGAATCTAAAATCGTATCATCATTATTTGCCACAGAATCGAAATTATCAGATAATTCAACTTCAATATTATCTTCCAAATTTAAAATGTCCTCTGAATCAAACGAATATTTTTCATCATCATCTTCTGGTGAATCTGAAAGCACATAGTCTTTTTGAATATCAGCAACATCACTATTCAAAATAACCGCAGGATTAACAAATTCGGAGTTAGATGTAAAATTATCCTCAATAAAAACATCTTCAAGTTTTGCATCCTCTTCGACAGATTTATGGATT
This window of the Ignavibacteriota bacterium genome carries:
- a CDS encoding tetratricopeptide repeat protein — protein: MSDISLMFAVEAEQLLLADLPEDAIELCNKGLEIYPGYAAALSVLAKAHKALGEKNIALQIIDDSQYQILAPSYEIIHKSVEEDAKLEDVFIEDNFTSNSEFVNPAVILNSDVADIQKDYVLSDSPEDDDEKYSFDSEDILNLEDNIEVELSDNFDSVANNDDTILDSSNFEIASDETINIADSDLDYQPEKFAGLNSKSTISASNIDLIPGLHRFQNSRLQSLFTNRKKRINADIYKIISKQSQYISLISSLSHANPIKPDSHHKGDRKKTSVIVTETIADILVKQGAYEEAKVAYKELSKKYPEKKKQFDKIIANINKKLI